ACCGTGCACGTCGTCGCCGAGCCGAGCGAGCACTCGCCCGCCGGCAAGCAGACCGTCGAGTTCGACGCGGTCGTCCGCATCGACACCCCCGGTGAGGCCGACTACTACCGCAACGGCGGCATCCTGCAGTACGTGCTCCGGAGCCTCGTCTGAGGTCGTAGGTGTCAAGGGGAGGCTCGGAACGGGATGTTCCGAGCCTCTCTTGATATCCGCGCGCCTAGACTCGAAAGCATGGGCATCCTCGAGACCATCCACGGTCCCCGCGACCTCGATCGCTTGACGGATCGGGAGCTCGTTCAGCTTGCCGCCGAGGTGCGGGCCTTCCTGGTCGCCAACGTGTCGAAGACCGGCGGGCACCTGGGCCCCAACCTGGGCGTAGTGGAGACGACCATCGCCATCCACCGGGTGTTCGACTCGCCGCGCGACGCGGTCGTGTTCGACACCGGGCACCAGTCGTACGTGCACAAGCTGCTCACCGGCCGCCAGGACTTCTCGCAGCTGCGACAGCGCGGCGGCATGGCCGGCTACCCGCAGCGCTCGGAGTCGGAGCACGACATCGTCGAGAGCTCGCACGCGTCGTCGTCCCTGTCGTGGGCCGACGGCATCTCGCGCGCCTTCGAGCTGACCGGCCAGAGCGACCGCCACGTCGTCGCCGTCGTGGGTGACGGCGCCCTCACCGGTGGCATGACGTGGGAGGCGCTTAACAACATCTCCGACGACAACAACCGCAAGCTGATCATCGTCGTCAACGACAACGGCCGCTCGTACGCGCCGACCATCGGCGGCATGGCGCGCTTCCTGAACACGGTCCGCACGCGCAAGAGCTACCGCAGCCTCTACCTCACCTCGCAGCGCGCGTTCGACAAGCTGGGCACCCCGGGGCGCTCGTTCTACCGCGGCGTCCGCGGCGGACTGCACGGCTTCCTCAGCCGGTTCTCCAACACCGAGGCGCTCTACTCGAACCTCGACATCAAGTACATCGGCCCGATCCACGGCCACGACATCGAGGCGATGCAGGAGGCACTCCGCCAGGCCAAGAACTACGGCGCGCCCGTCATCGTCCACGCGATCACCCAGAAGGGACGCGGCTACGAGCCGGCCCTGCGCGACGCCGCCGACCAGTTCCACTCGGTCGGCCAGATCGACCCGGAGACCGGCGAGCCGATGGACGGCTCGAGCAAGCAGCTGTGGACGGACGTCTTCGCCGACGAGATCGTCCGCCTCGCCGAGAAGGACCCGAAGATCGTCGGCATCACCGCCGCGATGCTGCGCCCGACCGGCCTGCACAAATTCGCCGAGCGTTTCCCCGAGCGCGTGCACGACGTCGGTATCGCCGAGCAGCACGCGGTCACCAGCGCCGCCGGGCTCGCCTACGGCGGGTTGCATCCCGTCGTCGCCATCTACGCCACCTTCATGAACCGCGCGTTCGATCAGGTGCTGATGGATGTGGGGCTCCACAAGGCGGGCGTGACCTTCGTCCTCGACCGGGCCGGGGTGACGGGTCCGGACGGGCCGAGCCACCACGGCATCTGGGACCTCGCCGTCCTGCAGGTCGTCCCGAACATCCGGCTGGCCGCTCCGCGCGACGGAACCCGTTTCCGCGAGGAGCTCGCTGAGGCCGTCGCGGTGGATGACGCGCCCACGGTGCTGCGCTTCCCCAAGGGCGCGGTGCTGCCGGACATCGAAGCGGTACGCCGCCTCGACGACGGCGTGGATGTGCTGCGCGAGGGCGACCGCAAGGATGTGCTCCTCGTCACCGTCGGCCCGATGGCAGACCTGGGACTGAAGGTCGCCGACCGCCTGGCCGCGCAGGGCATCGGCGCGACCGTGGTCGACCCGCGCTGGGTGGTTCCGGTGCCGAAGAGCATCCTGACTCTGGCCGCCGAGCACCGCATCGTCGTGACCATCGAGGACGGTATCCGGGTCGGGGGCATCGGCACGCGCGTGCGTCAGGACCTCCGCGGCGCCGGCATCGACACGGCGGTAGACGAGCTTGGACTCCCGGACGCGTTCATCGACCACGCCTCGCGCGACCAGATCCTCGAGGACGCGGGCCTCACGCCGCAGAAGATCGCGCGCGACCTCGTCGCGCAGGTGCTCGGCAGCCGCGTCCCGATCGCGCGTCCCCTCCCGGACGACGACACCTCCGACGAGGGCGTCCCGGCCAAGAAGCGCCGCGCCTGACCCTTCGTGCGCCGGCCGACGCGCGCGAGATTTGCGCCAAATGATCGTTGTGGCGCCGCCAGAACCGAGATTTGGCGCAAATCTGAGAGAGTGCGGGCAGGTTGACTTGGAGTGCACTCGAAGTCGTAACGTGACGGTATGACCGATACACGGACGGCGATGTCGATCTCCGACGTCGCCGAAAGGACC
This region of Leifsonia sp. fls2-241-R2A-40a genomic DNA includes:
- the dxs gene encoding 1-deoxy-D-xylulose-5-phosphate synthase, with product MGILETIHGPRDLDRLTDRELVQLAAEVRAFLVANVSKTGGHLGPNLGVVETTIAIHRVFDSPRDAVVFDTGHQSYVHKLLTGRQDFSQLRQRGGMAGYPQRSESEHDIVESSHASSSLSWADGISRAFELTGQSDRHVVAVVGDGALTGGMTWEALNNISDDNNRKLIIVVNDNGRSYAPTIGGMARFLNTVRTRKSYRSLYLTSQRAFDKLGTPGRSFYRGVRGGLHGFLSRFSNTEALYSNLDIKYIGPIHGHDIEAMQEALRQAKNYGAPVIVHAITQKGRGYEPALRDAADQFHSVGQIDPETGEPMDGSSKQLWTDVFADEIVRLAEKDPKIVGITAAMLRPTGLHKFAERFPERVHDVGIAEQHAVTSAAGLAYGGLHPVVAIYATFMNRAFDQVLMDVGLHKAGVTFVLDRAGVTGPDGPSHHGIWDLAVLQVVPNIRLAAPRDGTRFREELAEAVAVDDAPTVLRFPKGAVLPDIEAVRRLDDGVDVLREGDRKDVLLVTVGPMADLGLKVADRLAAQGIGATVVDPRWVVPVPKSILTLAAEHRIVVTIEDGIRVGGIGTRVRQDLRGAGIDTAVDELGLPDAFIDHASRDQILEDAGLTPQKIARDLVAQVLGSRVPIARPLPDDDTSDEGVPAKKRRA